The window TTCGTCGGGCAAATACCGCCCGCTCTACCACTTCTCCGCCCCGGAAGGGCGGCTGAACGACCCCAACGGACTCTGCTATTGGAACGGCAACTGGCATCTGTTCTACCAGGCGTATCCCATCGAGAATCCCATTGCCCATTGGGGCCACGCTTACAGTCCCGACCTGATCCATTGGAAAGACCTTCCGATCGCCATCGCCCCTTCCATCGAAGAACGGGTATATTCAGGTTCGACGCTGATTCAGGGCGACAGCGTCATCGCCATGTACCGGGGTGTCGGGCAGGGGGAGATGGTCGCTGTCTCGCGCGACCCCCTGCTGCTGAACTGGCGCAAACCGGCAGCCAATCCCGTCATTCCGGATCTCGATCCCGAAAAGGAACAGCCGGTCTTCGCCCGGGGCGGCGACCCGTTTCTGTGGTACTGCGACAAGCACTATTACGCCATATTGGGCGGTTACTCGGACTCCGGTCCCGGCGGCAAACGCATGTTTGCCGAATACCTCTACCGCTCGCCCGATCTTCTCCGCTGGGAGTATCTCCATCCGTTCATCGACACCGATCCCTATGCTTTCGTGGGCGACGACGGAGCCTGTCCCTACTTTTATCCCATCGGTAACGGAGGCGAGCACATCCTCCTTCATTTCAGCCACAAAAGCGGAGGCAAATACCTGATCGGCAACTACGACACACAGCGTCAGAAGTTCATCGTCACGGACGGAGGAAATTTCAACCACGGACCCGCCAAAGGAGGAGGCATACATGCACCATCGGCCTGCCCGGACGGAAAAGGGGGTATCGTCGTCCTGTTCAACACGAATCCGGGATTCCCCCGCAAAGACGATTTTTCCGAGATGATGACCCTTCCGCGCCTTCTGACATGGGAGGAAGGCGCCCTGCGCGTCCGTCCCTGGGACGCCGTGGAATCGCTGCGCCGCGATCACATTCGGCTGGAACATATCGCCGTGCCCGCCAATCAGGAAACCATACTGGACGGAATAACGGGAGATGCCCTGGAAATTTCGATGGAAATAGACCTCGGGAAAACAAAAACTTTCGAACTGTCCGTCCTCCGCTCCCCGGACGGACAGGAACACACCCGGATTCTTTTCCAACGTGACATGGGAAAACCGACCCGGGAATACGAAAACCACACGCCCACCAGTACCATCACAATAGACAATACCCACGGTTCACGTTCCCCTCTTTTCGCATCCCGGCCCCCGGAAACGGCCGAATTGTCATTCGCCAAAGGAGAAAAACTGAAACTGCGGGTGTTCATCGACCGAAGCATCGTCGAAGTTTTCGTCAACGACCGGCAAAGCGTTACGCTGCGAACCTATCCCGAGCGGGACGACAGCAAGGGAATCTCGGTCCGCACCACAGGCAACAGTGCCGAAATACTTTCGCTCGACGCCTGGCGGATGGAAAGCATCTGGACCGATGCGTCCCGGCAGACACGAAGATCCGCCGATGGAACCCGATCGCAGCAATCTGCCGACAGACTTCCAACTCACGAAATTCATAAAACTTACAAAAACAGATAAAATCTTAAAACGTACAATCATGAAAAATTCACATCCCAAAATCGGTATCCGTCCGATCATCGACGGCCGCCGCGGCGGTATCCGCGAATCCCTCGAAGAGATGACCATGGGCATGGCCCTGAGCGTTGCGAAACTCTATGCCGCGAAACTGCGCTATGCCGACGGAGCACCCGTCGAATGCGTCATCGCCGACACGACGATCGGCGGCGTGGCCGAAGCGGCCGCCGCGACCGACAAATTCCGCGACAACAACGTCGGAGCCGTCCTCTCGGTGACCCCCTGCTGGTGCTACGGCTCCGAAACCATCGACATGGACCCGCTGATGCCCAAAGCCATCTGGGGCTTCAACAAGACCCAGCGTCCGGGAGCCGTCTACCTCGCCTCGGCGCTGGCCGGACACAACCAGAAAGGGCTGCCCGCATTCGGCATCTACGGCTCCG of the Alistipes senegalensis JC50 genome contains:
- a CDS encoding glycoside hydrolase family 32 protein is translated as MKNTDIKQIALFLIVLTTLLPGLSATAQQTPAADRVTMYTFSDGLSDQLQELAGNPLLHRYAQTRERLSSGKYRPLYHFSAPEGRLNDPNGLCYWNGNWHLFYQAYPIENPIAHWGHAYSPDLIHWKDLPIAIAPSIEERVYSGSTLIQGDSVIAMYRGVGQGEMVAVSRDPLLLNWRKPAANPVIPDLDPEKEQPVFARGGDPFLWYCDKHYYAILGGYSDSGPGGKRMFAEYLYRSPDLLRWEYLHPFIDTDPYAFVGDDGACPYFYPIGNGGEHILLHFSHKSGGKYLIGNYDTQRQKFIVTDGGNFNHGPAKGGGIHAPSACPDGKGGIVVLFNTNPGFPRKDDFSEMMTLPRLLTWEEGALRVRPWDAVESLRRDHIRLEHIAVPANQETILDGITGDALEISMEIDLGKTKTFELSVLRSPDGQEHTRILFQRDMGKPTREYENHTPTSTITIDNTHGSRSPLFASRPPETAELSFAKGEKLKLRVFIDRSIVEVFVNDRQSVTLRTYPERDDSKGISVRTTGNSAEILSLDAWRMESIWTDASRQTRRSADGTRSQQSADRLPTHEIHKTYKNR